In the Mycolicibacter sp. MU0102 genome, one interval contains:
- a CDS encoding WXG100 family type VII secretion target — MSINYQFGDVDAHGALIRAQAASLEAEHQAIVHDVLAAGDFWGGAGSVACQEFVAQLGRNFAVIYEQANSHGQKVQSAGNNMANTDASVGSSWA, encoded by the coding sequence ATGTCGATCAATTACCAGTTCGGTGATGTGGATGCCCACGGTGCGTTGATTCGTGCCCAGGCTGCTTCGTTGGAGGCTGAGCACCAGGCGATCGTGCACGATGTGCTGGCCGCCGGTGACTTCTGGGGTGGCGCCGGTTCGGTGGCGTGCCAGGAGTTTGTGGCGCAGTTGGGCCGCAACTTCGCGGTGATCTACGAGCAGGCCAACAGCCACGGTCAGAAGGTGCAGTCGGCCGGCAACAACATGGCCAACACCGACGCTTCGGTCGGCTCCAGCTGGGCCTGA
- a CDS encoding WXG100 family type VII secretion target: MATRFMTDPDAMRSMAGRFDVHAQTVEDEARRMWASSTNISGAGWGGLAERTSMDTMGQMQTAFRNIVNMLHGVRDGLIRDANHYEQQEAASQQILSGS; the protein is encoded by the coding sequence ATGGCAACACGTTTTATGACTGATCCGGACGCGATGCGTTCGATGGCGGGCCGTTTTGATGTGCACGCGCAGACGGTGGAGGACGAGGCTCGTCGGATGTGGGCGTCCTCGACGAACATCTCCGGTGCTGGCTGGGGTGGTCTGGCGGAGCGGACTTCGATGGACACCATGGGTCAGATGCAGACCGCGTTCCGCAACATCGTGAACATGTTGCACGGTGTGCGCGACGGTCTTATTCGCGACGCTAACCACTACGAGCAGCAGGAAGCTGCGTCGCAGCAGATCCTGTCGGGCAGCTAG
- a CDS encoding PPE family protein, whose protein sequence is MSFSVFPPEINSGLIYTGPGSGPLLEAAAAWAQLSSELMTSATATHSVIANLDSTWTGAGSAAATTSTAPYVAWLEQASATAANNAALATQAAGLFEAARAASVPPAVIAANRAMLLALISTNFFGQNTPLIQATEHQYEVMWATDGAAMDTYSGSAEANNNALQQVSTPPQSAQATTQGTPGSADGGPVVTPPNTGPSGYDLATVGGLLDAIGMKDMATALGLDPRLSATTISQLMMPVNTLSTPAMMLVRFLPMLMQFARMGGAAGTAGTLAGQSAAGGAGTLMTQIGDFVNDKLQGAVGVLAGHFSSATSAISAKLGQAASMGALKVPGAWASAADGMVRAAPVLPATTVSAPVQTMSAGLPGGPFGHAMMGAMAGRGMGAIAAKAPKVMPRSPAGG, encoded by the coding sequence ATGAGTTTCAGTGTCTTTCCGCCCGAGATCAACTCCGGGCTTATATATACCGGGCCCGGTTCGGGTCCACTGCTGGAAGCCGCGGCGGCGTGGGCTCAGCTGTCGAGCGAGTTGATGACGTCGGCCACCGCGACGCATTCGGTGATTGCCAATCTGGACTCGACCTGGACTGGGGCCGGCTCGGCGGCGGCGACCACCTCCACCGCGCCGTATGTGGCCTGGCTGGAGCAGGCCTCGGCGACCGCCGCCAACAACGCTGCGCTGGCCACCCAGGCAGCCGGGCTGTTCGAAGCGGCGCGGGCCGCATCCGTGCCGCCCGCGGTGATCGCGGCCAACCGGGCGATGCTGCTGGCGCTGATCTCGACCAACTTCTTTGGCCAGAACACCCCGCTGATCCAGGCCACTGAGCACCAGTACGAAGTGATGTGGGCGACCGACGGCGCCGCGATGGACACCTACAGCGGTTCTGCGGAGGCGAACAACAATGCGCTGCAGCAGGTGTCGACACCGCCGCAGTCCGCTCAGGCGACGACGCAGGGGACACCGGGATCGGCCGATGGCGGTCCGGTCGTCACTCCGCCTAACACCGGGCCGTCCGGTTATGACTTGGCCACCGTGGGTGGGCTGCTCGACGCGATCGGCATGAAGGACATGGCCACCGCACTCGGATTGGACCCGAGGCTCTCGGCCACCACGATCTCGCAGCTGATGATGCCGGTTAACACGTTGAGCACGCCCGCGATGATGTTGGTGCGGTTCCTGCCGATGCTGATGCAGTTCGCCCGGATGGGCGGAGCGGCCGGAACGGCGGGCACGCTGGCCGGACAGTCGGCGGCCGGGGGCGCCGGCACCCTGATGACCCAGATCGGCGACTTCGTCAACGACAAGCTGCAAGGTGCGGTCGGCGTGCTGGCCGGCCACTTCAGCTCGGCCACGAGCGCCATCTCCGCCAAGCTCGGCCAAGCCGCCTCGATGGGCGCGCTGAAGGTGCCGGGAGCCTGGGCGTCGGCCGCCGACGGCATGGTCCGCGCCGCGCCGGTACTGCCTGCCACCACGGTCAGCGCCCCGGTCCAGACCATGTCGGCGGGACTGCCGGGCGGCCCGTTCGGCCACGCCATGATGGGCGCGATGGCCGGCCGTGGCATGGGCGCGATAGCCGCCAAGGCCCCCAAGGTTATGCCCCGTTCGCCGGCTGGCGGGTAG
- a CDS encoding PE family protein, whose protein sequence is MSFVTAQPEILTAAAGSLSGIGDSMTAGVTAAAAPTTGVTAPAADLVSAMTAAHFSVHGSLFQEVSAQAAAVHQQIAATLGSNANAYALTEAVNATAAG, encoded by the coding sequence ATGTCGTTCGTAACCGCTCAGCCAGAGATTCTGACGGCGGCCGCCGGAAGCCTTTCCGGAATCGGCGACTCGATGACCGCGGGGGTCACCGCCGCTGCTGCTCCTACCACTGGTGTGACCGCGCCTGCCGCCGACCTGGTGTCGGCGATGACTGCTGCCCACTTCTCGGTTCACGGCTCGCTGTTCCAGGAGGTCAGTGCTCAGGCGGCAGCAGTGCACCAGCAGATCGCGGCCACTTTGGGTAGCAACGCGAACGCTTACGCCCTCACCGAGGCTGTCAACGCCACGGCTGCTGGCTGA